From Etheostoma cragini isolate CJK2018 chromosome 3, CSU_Ecrag_1.0, whole genome shotgun sequence:
GGATGGCAATGGCTTCATATTTACACTACAGACAACAGAAGAGGTACTATTGACCTTCTCACTTAACACTCGGCAACAAGgtgcatttcccaaaaatgtgtgtttagatCAGAACTCTCGAGTGTCATCGAGCCAGGTAAACAGAATTATGTCTAGCTCTTTGTTTGGGGACAGCTGTGTTTACTTTTACCATGCAGAGAAGTAAGTCTGTTGTCTCTCTTGCTCTACAGCGGGCTCCGGCTCCAAAGCCGCCTCTCTGCACTGGACAGCAGAGCGAGTGCTGAGCATCATGCTTCTGGCCATGGGACCTGCAGCCTATCTCAACCCCTGTCCTGTCATTGACTACTCCTTGGCTGCTGCCCTGACCCTGCATGGACACTGGTAAGATGGCCAAACACTGATCTGAACCCTGAGGATGGAGGCTTTGTATCAGCGAGTAGGAATATAACCGAATGAAAATTTAACCTCACGGTTATTGTGACCAAAATTATTACTGTTTTCTGTATTATCAcagcattttttaaagtgtgttcaatatACAAATTGCCCTAACAACCTAAATATTAACACGTGGCTGCACAAGTAATATTAAGCAATCTGCACATCTATCAGCTATGcaataagaaacacagcaacagcaatttTACCGAGGCGTAATATTACATACGTTCTGGGCTACCCACATCACTTCAACAAAGAAAAGGTAAAGAAAACAGTCTGCTGCTACTTTCTGTCCCCTTCTCCTGTCTGAGCGCAGTGCGCCGGCTACTTCAGGTGCCTCGGATGAACCTGAGAAGGGAGAAACCCAGGGTTTCCACAACGTGGTAATCCTCCAAGATTATGAGGATATTTTAAACGAAAAGGTTAATTGTGAGTGTCAACATTTCTACCGTGGTTTACACCggtaatcgttacatccctGCGTGTGGACATACAAAGGTTTCATATTCATATCCATATTCAAGTTTAAACAAGtcgtttatttcatccataaaaatggaaatgaatgtgCTCAGACTCACCATCATACCCATAAAAActagagaataaataaatataataccacaaaaacagtacaatattatacataaatccaaaaaaagaattaaataaaaacttataaaaatgtccgtttaaagtgcttgttgtgctgtctaatAGCCTGAGGTATAAAAGAAAGAGCATAAGGCTTAGTTTGggtcacaggaggtcttagtccACCACCACGCTCTATGACCCTGCCAGTCAGATGATCAGGAAGACGGTGACCTGGGTCCCTGTTCATTTTTCGGTCATTTTCACCAGAGGATCGTTCTATACCTGATCCACTGTATTTAATTCTCCCATTTTCCCAGCCCTTTTAGTCACTCTATCAATCGTGGCCTTCTCAGTTACCCCAGCAACCCtgtttttatctcattttgaCAGTAACAATAGCAATCATTTTTGATCAACCCAATGAGCGCTGTGTTGTCAGCAAATTTAACAACCTGACAGCTTGCCTGCTTTGGACGGATAATGTCTCTGTAATGATGCTTTTATTGTCCTATTTTTAATATGACATTTAACACATTGAATCAGCAACATAAATTCCATTTCTAACCCACAGCTTTCAAATTATAGCGTTACATCCTGTTTACTTGGTAACCACATGGCAAGGCAAAGGTATTCCTCTGGTCAGTTTGTGGCTAAAAGGAGGCCAGGCTATTTCCTCTTCTGGTGGTAGTTcatgtgtaattatttttttttttttaaagcaacacagaTCCAGCCTTCAATGAAGGCTCTATGCTGTGTTTAAAGCACAACTATGTGCGAACTTACAAACCGAATTTACAGGGGGGAAATAACAGATATTGTGGCCAATAAAGTGGATTTTTGGGGACTGTGGACTGATATGACTATGCAAAGGTACTTAGAAGGCTGCTTTCTTAAACAAAACTTTTACTCAAGcgtatttaatattaaaaattatGCATaaagtgtactgtatgtcaaccAATTCTAGAaatgaacaaagaaaataaaacaaatcgcaaaataacatactgtaagttCTGTATTTGTCAGTGCTGACCTAGAACTACATAATGACAATTTCTAAATTACCCTAAGCATCGTTTCCTACatgttctgaaaaaaaaaaacgtatctgTGCATATTGGACAACTTATATCAGCACACCAATATAGATGTCttagtgttgttgtgttgtttttgttgaaactgttgTAGAGCGGTAAAGTTGATCAACTTTGTCATTTTGGGGGCTAATaggtttcaaaacaaaaaatatccaCCCTGCTCACATCAATGAGGCGAGACTGGGTAATACAATTTACCAATACCACAAacttaaatataaaagaatTTGACTGCCTGCCAGACTTCCCTTATCCCGGGAAAAAGCAAACGTGGCAGGTGAACTCCTTCATGTGAGGTCCATAGGGAGTTGTAGTCCAGTGCATATGAGGTATTAATTTGACTTCAGCATTCGAGTCAAATACAATCCTCTTTTGTAGTCATACACCAGCAGATTAAGGATGGTTCAAAGAACTTTCATTCATATTCCCCAAAAGCTCTTGGTCTGTAAACCACAAAGCTATTTCCCAAAGTCTCTTGGGGTGGAGGGGAGAGGATTCAGCCATCTCGCCGTAGCTGTCGGCCGTTATTAATGCAGCGTTGGCTTTGGCTTAGCGTCACCGCGATGTGTTCTTCCATCAGTTAGAGAGCCGCCTAAACAACATGGCAGGTGTAGGCTATAAATCCCAGTCATGAGTAGGGATAAGTCTTATTAAGCAACGGCTTTCAACACAAGTGCGTATTTCAAAGGGTCAAGCCACGTCCTCTTTGACCTAAAGCACTTGGACGACTGCTCTGATGTCGTTAGGTGTCATTGGCATAAGAACGTTGGAAAGTCTAGTCTTTTCTGCCGGGACTGGGGATAAGCATAGTCTGCGCCTAACAGGATTTTTGTAGCACTATTGAATGTTGGAAGTAGCCTTCAATAAGACATTAAGCTTTTTGAATTAGGGTGGTAGGAGCCTGGCCTATTTATCAGTCAAGCTTCAAAAGaaaacgttttttatttttttttaataaagttgaAGGTACAAGCATAtgtccataaaaatggaaagtgAGAAGTTATGAGTCCCAAAGTGCATTTTGGCACAGCACGTCTGAATTTAAGCAATGTTAGGTTGTTTCTTGTTGCCCCTccatcctcctcatcccgtcccctcctcgctctaaaaacaccttttttgtgtttttgtcttgtagGGGTCTGGGACAGGTGGTTACAGACTACGTTCATGGGGACACAAAGATCAAGATTGCCAATGCAGGCCTCTTCCTCCTGTCCACGGTCACCTTCGCTGGTCTTTGCTTCTTCAACTACAACGACGTGGGAATCTGCAAAGCCATTGCACTGCTCTGGagcaaataaagaataaatatggACTGGGAAGCTTGGGAGGACCTTGACACTGGGATGTGAGCAATCTCTCCCCGGCTATTTGTAAAAGTTCAAGGTGTTCTATGTAAATTCTTATCAATACATAAGGGTGTAATCAATGTCTATCAATTCAAGCGTGGTCAACTAAACAAAGTGACATCCATTTGCACATCTTAGCTTCAGTTTGTGTTCAATGTagacttttatttattctacaTCAGCCTGTAGGCCAGTTAACACAAATGCCACGACCAATTCTACAAATAAGAGCTGTCATGTATCTTGGCATGTGATCGTTATCTTTAATGGGGACATACGTGTTCAACAAGATAGCTATGACTTCTATTAAGTCTTACAGAATAGCGCAGTTTGACATGTAGttcatttttcttcctgtttagGTCCTTTTTGTGGCCGATtccttaaatgtattttatttcaatcaCAATGTGTTACATACTAACCTTTGCTCATAAACCCAACCAAAATACCCGGTTAGCACTACAGATGGGAgctgtatttgtatgtatgttcacGTCCGTCTCCACACAAACCCCCGTGTACGAAGGATCACAACATCCCCCTATTGTGTCTATTAGAGCAGACTGCAATTGCTTTTGTTGGCCTGTTTAATCCAGGAATGTTAATTAAATGGAAGGTAGGCGAGATTTGAAGAGCATCAGCAATAAACCTACCTGTTCACGGCGGCAAATGCAGTCTGGTAGCCTACAAGCTCTCGTCAGCCAACAGTGTATAATCCACAGCAGGGTCTGAAattaaaagctgtaaaatatCGTCCTCTGCCGATAAATGCTCATTCCGACGGTAACATCAACGCCTCTGTACCATTAAGTTGTTTCATGTATACATTCTAAACTTTCCTCTGTGTGAGTGAGCAAACggcaagaaaaaaaggacacattttgaaaatatcaattaaaaaaaaaataacatttatttaggCCATATATACATTGACAGTTTTTTGTAAGTTTATTACATCTTGGCAAAAACTTCAATTCATTATGGCTGGCCAATTAAAACGGATATATAACCTTGTAACATTTAGTCCTCGCATATAATTGGTATACACACAGCCCTTGCATGAAGCTATTAATACCAGTATCGATGTTTGTGCTCCAGGAATGAGCATTACAGGTTCCTTTAATCGCTGTAAATTCTGGATTCAATCTGTCACAATGCTAATGCAGTAAATGTTTGAGAGCTTACAAACTTGGTGTCGGTCTGTTCAATTAATGGTTTATCAGATTATATGCACAGGATTTGATGGAATAAGATGGAATAAAGTCTGCTCTttcatattttgacattttatgacttaaaaatatacacaatagACAATGACAAGAGTACAAAaggtatataaaatataaaaatgcttATATGCTGTATACAAAAAGTCATCTGCACTTTTGCAATTTTAAGTTGTAATCACATCTAGAGAAAAGTACATCTGTATCTTAAATATGGCGGCAAACTTATCTTTAGAGGGACTATGTCACTGTTAAAAGCTGAAAGTGTGAGTTGCTTTAAAGGCAGAAATGAAGACAAACAATCACACCAAAAGGTTAACTTGGATATATCAAGGTGCACCATCTCAATATGGTCAGTCAACAGCTGgttaatttagattttgaagAAGTGTTCCTTATGTTTCAagctaaattattttaaattaaatgacataaaggaaaattatttctttaactcAAAACAAAATACTCATGCTGGTGTTATGAACATCTGTCGGTTTTGCCATTTAAACTTACAGTAATAATTATATTCCGTACCAGTGGTCTTACTTTTTTTCTAATAATGTTCTCCCTCGCTGGCACAAACATTTTgggtggaaaaaacaaaaacaatggctAGCTATGGAAAGAGTtacaatacatttgttttactaGACAACAATATTGTTTCACATGTTCAGAATCACTAAAAGAAGTATACACTATAATAATGAATCCATCATTATagtgtataattgttttagGAATTATGACTGGCATTTTCTTGAAGTctacatatacatttaaaaacaaaaaaaatctcacgAATTACCTGCCGTACTCTAAAGTAGCCCTAGGTGTACAAATACACCCTTTCGAGAAAATTCAGCGGTACTGTACAAGTCttctatttaaatgtaacaatcTGCAGGTTGTCCACATAGCAATGTATTCTCCTTAATGAGACAACCAGGGTGATATTGTTATGACATTCTTTATAGTGTCAAGTAAATTGCAAACAAATCCTACAAGAGTCATCCTTTTCATGACGCAAGACCAGTTTGTTCAGCGAGGGATCATCAGAAGGTTCGAATCCCAGGAATCCCGACGGGTGCTCCGAGGACTTGAACCTAAACGTGTTCGATGCTGTGCATCTGATCATGTAGAACAAGGCCTTGTGTTTGGTATCCTCAATTTGACTTGGAAGATCCTATAGGAAAAAAACACGTGGCGAGCCTGGTTTACATGTCTGCTCCGTCACACCGCTGCACAGTGGACAGAATGGAGAGCCTACGGTCCAGGAGGAACCTTAACATACGAGGGTCACCAACAATTAtcacaataaatgaatgaatagttGGTTCATGCAGTAAAAACTAGTGTCACTTTGGCTGCTTTAATTATCCCATAATGTATTCTATgttaataacttttttaaaggacaactaccttttttcttttcaagctggaccctattttcccatgtttttgtgtctaagtgactgatgggaacaacaatctttgaaagtGGTCAGTACTGATCACTGCAGTAcgcagcggcaaaacaagctacaatgtaagttaatagggcaattatCCAGCTTGTCTTTACAAGCTTTTGTGTTCGTCCCATAATGCCTTTTGGTAATTTTTTGTCCAGCAAATGATTCCGTTCACAATGATAAGAGTCTGTAATCACGTTGTCACCCTTCATTGACAAAAGCTACCCTGTCAAACTTCAACCAACAAATTCATTTTTCACCTATTAAGTGATGTTAGTGCCCAACGTTGTGAGATAAGCTGTCCTCTACTTCCCTTTCTGTGGGTTTTTCTTCCTCAAAAAGGGCATTTCAATTCTAGGGCTGTGACGTGATGTGACAACagctaaataattaaatttctGTAAAAACTTGACTAAACACACCACCAGTTTAATGTACTGTGCAGACTTCAACAAAATGGTTTAGATGATTTACAGCAGAGGTTTTCAAATGGTGAGGTGTGTGGAAGAGTTAAACTGGGGAATCTAAATCTGTTGAGATTTCTTTAGGTTCTACAGCACGTTTGACAAACATCAAGTAGGCCTATGTTTATTACAGACAGGAAAGAATTTGTCAGAATATTCTACATAATAAATTAGGTCCTCGATGTTGTACCTCTGTCATTAGAACCACTTAAAGTGGACCTTCACACCACATGctgtaaataactaaattattGTTAAATTCTCACCATTTCCTCAGGATAAATGTCGTGCTGTGTCTCGCTGCAGCACACCACCATGTTCTTGTTATTCCTTTTCACATACAGCATGGCTGGCTTCCCTTTACCGTTTTTGTCTGGGGATTCATTGTATGTCTGGATTTTGAATTTGCAGTCTAAACAGAAAAGACATCATAAGCAAGTGGAAAACGCAACATGTTCCTAAATGATGGAGGGGTGATGGATTGTTATAGAAATGCAAAATCTGACAAAGATTTTAATCTTTCTTAAACGAAACCCAACCCTAGTCATGACTGCTGTAATTGTTGATAAAACTGGAAATCCGTCTATGAAGCCTGAATTAAAGTACTACACTGTATATTTTGCTGTACTTGGCTGCATCTTACCAGGGTGACATAGCTGATCGCTGTTTAAGTTTTGTACTTGAAATTGACTTTCAGCATTTAAAAGCAGGAATTTGTTATCCATGCTTCGGACCAAACAATTCTTGTTGACCGCTCCGATTCTGAAAGTGTCTTCATCCAGATCTGCATTTGTGAGAAGAACATAGTTACATCAGTAACATCATACACTTGCAATCTACTACATCTATATTTTACCATAAATGGAGGATATAGGAGAAAATCATGAAGCTGAGGTATGCATTTGCCACAAATGTATTGCCTACAattgtgtaatttaaaaacaaatacaagaatTTCCTTACCTGCTGTTTCCACTTAAAATAGCAAGAAGTGGACAGTAAAAGAGAAGATTTCAGGATTTATttacaagcagaaaaaaaaatagttattatATAGACATTATAATGAAtacaatacagtattttatacaatataataGTAATAAGTACTAcaagaaagaataaaatataaactcaCTTTTACCTTTAAAGTAGAAGGCATTCTgaaatgtttgacaaaatgtaaCAGGGGAGCAGCCGTTGGTAGCCATCAGGTAGACCTGGTAAAAGACAAGTCTTTTTTTGGTTATGGTATATAGTAGACATAGTCCTGTCAGCCAAAGAGTCTTTTTTTGGTGTGACCAATGGATAGggccattatttttttcaaattccacACATCATGGCTTTAGTTTTAAGTGTACTAAAAGATGGGtaacaaatgaatgcaaaaaaaaacaacggaaCAATCCTCGAGAAGAGCTTCACTGCTTCGTCATTTTTTCTCTAATGAACCCATTTTTGCCTCAATTGGTGTTCTGATAAAGGTGGTGGAGAGCGCTGTCTCTGATGCCCCAGCTTCCCATAGCTGTAGTTCCAACAGTTTCATACATGGACAGGATGTTTAAGGTACAGCTGCATGGAACCTTTTTGATATAGGGACAacttttttacagtattctaTATATGTTACAGTGAGGgagtgttgtactttgagagcaaagaCAGTAACCGAAGTCACAGTCTTGTTTGATATTACGCAAACCTGACTCTATGTTACAGTAAACTGAGGACCTATTTGGGCTGATTTTGTGTTGAAAAGGAGCAACACATTAaagatgaacacaaagaaagataGAAACATTTCTGCACGAGAAAGAGTAGTAGCCTACGAGAAATCCTGTcaactcgactcacatcgggcagtgacacaTTATCAAGCTATACTCTGATggctcattcatttttgtattgaatttctgcagcaaaaatgcacaaaatgcaGCATTTACTAAGCCATGTTTGCAGCGTGTTTTATcgtattttgaaaattagtgttggagtttagtttacaatgtgtgattttgagcataaAGTTACCCGTTTAGCCCGTTGTGTGTTGTAGGCGTGTTGGTGCGGGAAGAGTGGAAGAAAGTTGttgaaagtattgaaaaaatggCCATAGCAATCGTAAATGAGCGACATGTAGTTTTGATTAATGTGAGAATAACAACGTTTGCCCCCTGCAGTGTACACAACATATATCATGTACAAACAGACGTTACACACCTATCCCAAAGTGTTAACGTAGCCTACCTTCAAAGAAGATGAGGTGCAGACTCGTCccgtttctttctttcctcagaCAGCACGTCCACAATCCCCTGTAAATGAGG
This genomic window contains:
- the sdhdb gene encoding succinate dehydrogenase [ubiquinone] cytochrome b small subunit B, mitochondrial, with protein sequence MAAIIRLGSVCRRGFKPLFYQSTLLARPLVVPHKYQEQSYQLTARIHASQALYAGSGSKAASLHWTAERVLSIMLLAMGPAAYLNPCPVIDYSLAAALTLHGHWGLGQVVTDYVHGDTKIKIANAGLFLLSTVTFAGLCFFNYNDVGICKAIALLWSK